A single Streptomyces sp. Edi2 DNA region contains:
- a CDS encoding VWA domain-containing protein, translated as MTHPTPDNLTTTDTTTAPATATSTTAALASATHTTAAPTTAAPTGAPTPEAERLRRWRLVLGGGGADGTGCQLRGRDAAMDGALASLYGREKGSGGTAPAGRRSAGLGASAPGVARWLGDIRTYFPSSVVQVMQRDAIDRLGLSALLLEPEMLEAVEADVHLVGTLLSLNKVMPETTKETARAVVRKVVEQLEKKLAQRTRATLTGALDRSARISRPRHRDIDWNRTIRANLKNYLPEYRTVVPERLIGYGRAAQSVKKDVVLCIDQSGSMAASVVYASVFGAVLASMRALDTRLVVFDTSVVDLTDQLDDPVDVLFGTQLGGGTDINRALAYCQSRITRPTETVVVLISDLYEGGIRDEMLKRVAAMKASGVQFVTLLALSDEGAPAYDRDHAAALAALGAPAFACTPDLFPDVMAAAIEKRPLPIPDMAEQR; from the coding sequence ATGACCCACCCGACACCGGACAACCTGACGACGACGGATACGACCACCGCCCCGGCGACAGCAACGAGCACGACTGCGGCCCTGGCGAGCGCAACGCACACGACTGCCGCCCCCACGACTGCCGCCCCCACCGGCGCCCCCACCCCCGAGGCCGAACGGCTGCGCCGCTGGCGGCTGGTGCTCGGTGGTGGCGGTGCGGACGGTACGGGGTGTCAGCTTCGGGGGCGGGACGCGGCGATGGACGGGGCGCTCGCCTCGCTCTACGGCCGGGAGAAGGGCAGCGGCGGCACGGCACCCGCCGGCAGGCGCTCGGCGGGGCTCGGGGCTTCGGCGCCCGGGGTGGCGCGCTGGCTCGGCGACATCCGTACGTACTTCCCGTCCTCCGTGGTGCAGGTGATGCAGCGGGACGCCATCGACCGGCTGGGGCTGTCCGCACTGCTGCTGGAGCCGGAGATGCTGGAGGCCGTCGAGGCGGATGTGCATCTGGTGGGCACGCTGCTCTCGCTCAACAAGGTCATGCCGGAGACCACCAAGGAGACCGCCCGCGCCGTCGTCCGCAAGGTCGTCGAGCAGTTGGAGAAGAAGCTGGCGCAGCGCACCCGCGCCACCCTCACCGGCGCACTGGACCGCTCCGCCCGGATCAGCCGGCCGCGGCATCGCGACATCGACTGGAACCGCACGATCCGGGCGAACCTCAAGAACTACCTCCCGGAGTACCGCACGGTCGTCCCCGAGCGGCTGATCGGCTACGGCCGCGCGGCGCAGTCGGTGAAGAAGGACGTGGTGCTCTGCATCGACCAGTCCGGCTCGATGGCCGCCTCGGTCGTCTACGCCTCGGTGTTCGGCGCGGTGCTCGCCTCCATGCGGGCCCTCGACACCCGGCTCGTCGTCTTCGACACCTCGGTCGTCGACCTGACGGACCAACTGGACGACCCGGTGGACGTCCTCTTCGGCACCCAGCTCGGCGGCGGCACGGACATCAACCGTGCGCTCGCCTACTGCCAGTCCCGCATCACCCGCCCCACCGAAACCGTCGTCGTCCTCATCAGCGACCTCTACGAGGGCGGCATCCGGGACGAGATGCTGAAGCGGGTCGCCGCGATGAAGGCGTCCGGCGTGCAGTTCGTGACCTTGCTGGCGCTCTCCGACGAGGGGGCGCCCGCCTACGACCGCGACCACGCCGCCGCCCTCGCGGCCCTGGGCGCACCGGCGTTCGCCTGCACCCCGGATCTGTTTCCGGACGTGATGGCGGCCGCGATCGAGAAACGGCCGCTGCCCATACCGGACATGGCGGAGCAACGGTGA